One genomic window of Cellulophaga sp. Hel_I_12 includes the following:
- the sprA gene encoding cell surface protein SprA, which translates to MKKRAKLILKSSRFRLLLVSVIFFGVSHMTYAQETTEQENDSVQTGIALGKLQLKNPKSILSRYTYDPKLDRYFYSESVGNFDISYPIILTPQEYQALARKENMRSYFKDKIDAYSGKKEGSEEARKNLLPNFYVNNNFFESVFGGNTIEVIPQGSIAMDLGVLWQKNDNPSLSPRQRTNLAFDFDQQIRLSMLGKIGERLQVNANYDTEATFDFQNIVKLDYTPTEDDILQKIEVGNVNMPLNSSLIQGAQSLFGIKTQLQFGKTTVTTVFSDQQSQNSTVVAQGGGTLNDFSITALDYEEDKHFFLSQFFRDTYDNALINYPYKNTPVQITRIEVWVTNRSQQTLNVRNVVAIQDLGEAQAEKTRIGRLNGNPPGFFNSSTAGDLPRNGANDFDPKLIDNGGVLTAQIRDIATVEAGFNVPGYQINQGFDYAILENARKLEEVRDFQFDQQLGYISLNQRLSNDEVLAVAYQYTYKGQVYQVGEFANGGIDATTVSGGASPIINNNTLILKLLKSNVTNVSDPIWDLMMKNIYTTGAFRLSQEDFKLNILYSDPTPRNYITKVNDNGWPANLEERILLNLFNLDRLNIYNDAQPGGDGFFDFVPGVTVDTQSGRIIFTKVEPFGAFLFETLGGGVYDVTNEQGYNENQKKYVFRSMYSLTKAAALEDADKNKFLLKGRYKSEGNNGIPIGAFNVPRGSVRVTAGGRQLQEGIDYTVNYIAGTVQITDPSLQASNTPINISVENTAVFGQQARRYTGINIEHQINNNFVLGGTLINLNERPQTQKANYGLEPVNNTIFGLNGNFSTEVPFLTRLVNKLPNIDTDVPSNVSVRGEVAFLSPGTPKNDDFNGESTTYLDDFEGAQSLIDIRSSLGWSLASTPLEFLPGGQLAGSSPTDDANLENGYGRSKMAWYSVDPIFYSIRDRPSGISDSDVSLNQTRRVFIDEVFPETDQAQGQSRVQTTLDLVYYPNTKGPYNNNPNFATEQPNQKWGGMMRPLSSTNFEQSNVEFVQFWVLDPYVDGVATSAGELVFNLGNISEDILKDGRKQYENGLPGVQSNDLVAPTSWGQVPATQSLVYAFDVNENNRGLQDVGFDGLNDADEASVYSNNTGADPALDNYQYYLNREGGILERYLDFNNPEGNSPVQVTNTNRGSTTLPDVEDIDRDLTMNTINSYYEYRVAIKPNTTINDQYVTDIRENVLSGNNIPDGSEVRSRWIQYKIPLSNFSNAIGGISDFRSISFLRMYLTGFSSDVSLRFATLDLVRGDWRTYAKTLQPGVDDNVADDMTLVDVNTVNITENERREPIPYKLPPGVIREQLNNNNTLIRQNEQSLSFAVENLEPQDSRGVFKNINIDVRQYKKLRMFMHAEEISDSDYLDGEIPLVGFLRIGTDFSQNFYQIEIPLSFTDFGATQAEDIWPEMNELAIDLADLSKVKSFGIANQTLNQISYYDIIDGDAIPVTEFAPRTLGVTRIGIKGNPSLGSLRSMMVGVKNQSSQFARGEVWFNELRLAGLDNNGGWASIAAVDLNIADFADVSATGSKSTSGFGAVDQMPNERAREDAISYDVVTNLNMGQLLPKKWGIQLPFNYGVSEQMITPEFDPVYDDLKLNDRIAAETTQEGKDQVLQQAEDYTKRTSINLIGVRKNRGEEAEENFYDIENFTFNYSYNETNHRDFEIANLQEQNVTTGFVYNHSFKPLTVAPFVKKDSLFTGAYWKWLKELNLSLLPSTVTVNSNINRNFNQQQFRDVLEPGVDALDLPLLQQRNYLFNWQYALNYTLTKSLRLNIQASNSNIVRNYFNQDNNSASLINQELDIWDGFWDIGEPNRHAQQLQLNYDLPFKLVPVLDFITGQYSYTSNFDWQRGGDALIEVAGETINTVQNSHRHEFSSNMNLQKLYDLVGLKKVKGNAKALAVSSKTSDKNENTNKTSPLFNTFIDVVTMVKRLNVAYEQTSGTALPGYTQSIGFLGTTRPSLGFVFGSQQADVRFEAARNGWLTTFSDFNQQFVQNINTRLNITATAQPVKDLTIDLSADRQYQKRYEESFRIDEIGPNDYLYNNLLGNDFGNFSVSTVMLGTVFSQSDEFTSETFETFKQNRITIANRLLSDRGQAPGALDADGFPEQYGKTSQEVLLPAFFAAYTGQGVDRVNLDAFRDIPIPNWTLKYTGLMNIKWFKSKFKRFSINHGYRAAYSINSFQTNLEKVQLLSEGLPAVNAENLDLLPDNIISNVVLTDEFNPLVKVDFEMKNSMSVLAEVRTNRTLSLSFDNSLLTEINGKDYTVGLGYRFKDVQMVTNIGGQKTRLKGDLNIKLDATLRDNITYIRNLDLDNNQITSGQNLFNVKFNVDYALTKNVNALFFYDHSFSQFAVSTAFPQTTINTGFTIRYNFGN; encoded by the coding sequence TTGAAAAAAAGGGCAAAATTAATCCTTAAATCTTCTAGATTTAGGCTACTACTGGTATCTGTAATTTTCTTTGGTGTCTCGCACATGACCTATGCGCAAGAGACAACTGAACAAGAAAATGACTCTGTACAAACAGGAATAGCACTAGGGAAACTTCAATTAAAAAATCCTAAAAGTATCCTTTCAAGGTACACCTACGATCCAAAATTAGATCGTTATTTTTATTCAGAATCTGTTGGAAATTTTGATATTAGCTATCCTATTATTTTAACGCCGCAGGAGTATCAAGCACTAGCCCGAAAAGAAAATATGAGATCTTATTTTAAAGATAAGATTGATGCCTACTCCGGAAAAAAAGAAGGAAGTGAAGAAGCAAGAAAAAATTTACTACCCAATTTCTACGTAAACAATAATTTTTTTGAGTCTGTTTTTGGAGGTAATACCATTGAAGTAATTCCTCAAGGATCTATTGCTATGGATTTAGGAGTGCTTTGGCAAAAGAACGACAATCCATCACTTTCGCCGCGCCAAAGGACAAATTTAGCCTTTGATTTTGATCAACAAATTCGGTTGAGCATGTTAGGTAAAATAGGGGAGCGGTTACAAGTAAACGCCAACTATGATACCGAAGCAACTTTTGATTTTCAAAATATAGTTAAGTTAGATTACACACCGACAGAAGATGATATTTTACAGAAAATTGAAGTTGGTAATGTAAATATGCCCTTAAACAGTTCTTTAATACAAGGAGCTCAGAGTCTTTTTGGGATTAAAACCCAACTACAATTTGGAAAAACTACAGTAACTACCGTATTTTCGGACCAACAATCTCAGAACAGTACCGTAGTAGCTCAAGGGGGAGGTACCCTAAATGACTTTTCAATTACAGCCCTTGATTACGAAGAAGACAAACACTTTTTCTTATCACAATTTTTTAGAGATACGTACGATAATGCCTTGATTAATTATCCGTATAAAAATACACCCGTACAAATTACACGTATTGAGGTTTGGGTCACCAATAGAAGCCAACAAACGCTAAATGTTCGAAATGTAGTGGCTATTCAGGATTTAGGAGAAGCACAAGCAGAAAAAACAAGAATAGGTAGGTTAAATGGTAATCCTCCTGGGTTTTTTAATAGCAGTACTGCAGGTGATTTACCTAGAAATGGAGCCAACGATTTTGACCCTAAATTAATAGATAACGGAGGAGTTTTAACAGCTCAAATTAGAGATATTGCAACCGTTGAGGCAGGTTTTAATGTGCCAGGTTATCAAATAAATCAAGGCTTTGATTATGCTATTCTAGAAAACGCAAGAAAACTAGAAGAAGTACGTGACTTTCAATTCGATCAGCAATTAGGGTATATTTCTTTAAATCAACGCTTGAGTAACGATGAGGTTTTAGCAGTGGCCTATCAATACACCTACAAAGGTCAAGTGTATCAAGTAGGTGAGTTTGCTAACGGTGGCATTGATGCCACTACCGTTTCGGGCGGTGCAAGTCCTATCATCAATAACAACACCCTAATTCTTAAATTATTAAAAAGTAACGTTACGAATGTTTCTGATCCCATATGGGATTTAATGATGAAGAACATCTATACCACAGGTGCATTTAGGCTAAGTCAAGAAGATTTTAAGTTAAATATTTTATATTCAGATCCCACCCCAAGGAACTATATTACGAAAGTAAATGACAATGGATGGCCTGCTAATTTAGAGGAACGTATTTTATTAAACCTCTTTAACTTAGACCGCTTAAATATTTACAATGATGCACAGCCTGGTGGTGATGGTTTTTTTGATTTCGTACCAGGAGTAACCGTCGATACCCAAAGTGGTAGAATTATATTTACAAAAGTCGAGCCTTTTGGAGCGTTTTTATTTGAGACCTTAGGGGGTGGAGTATACGATGTAACTAATGAGCAGGGCTATAACGAAAATCAAAAGAAATACGTTTTTAGGAGCATGTACTCCCTTACCAAGGCTGCTGCTTTAGAAGACGCCGATAAAAACAAATTTTTATTAAAAGGACGCTATAAATCCGAAGGAAATAATGGTATTCCTATTGGGGCTTTTAATGTTCCTCGTGGATCAGTTCGCGTTACTGCGGGTGGTCGCCAGTTACAAGAAGGGATAGATTACACTGTAAATTATATTGCAGGAACGGTTCAAATAACAGACCCTTCTTTACAAGCTTCAAATACACCTATTAACATATCGGTCGAAAATACAGCGGTTTTTGGACAACAAGCTAGAAGGTATACGGGTATTAATATAGAACATCAAATTAATAATAATTTTGTGCTAGGTGGTACGCTTATAAATTTAAATGAAAGACCTCAAACCCAAAAAGCAAATTATGGCTTAGAGCCTGTAAACAATACTATTTTTGGATTGAATGGCAATTTTTCAACTGAAGTTCCTTTTTTAACTAGGTTAGTCAATAAATTACCAAACATAGATACCGATGTTCCATCTAACGTATCGGTACGGGGAGAAGTCGCTTTTTTAAGTCCTGGAACGCCAAAAAATGATGATTTTAATGGAGAATCAACCACGTATTTAGATGATTTTGAAGGCGCACAATCCTTAATCGATATCCGCTCTTCTCTAGGATGGTCGTTAGCAAGTACCCCATTAGAATTTTTACCAGGGGGACAATTAGCAGGCAGTTCGCCGACTGATGATGCCAATTTAGAAAATGGATATGGGCGTTCAAAAATGGCTTGGTATTCCGTGGATCCCATATTTTATTCTATTAGAGATAGACCTTCAGGCATTTCTGATTCAGATGTTTCCTTGAATCAGACCAGACGTGTTTTTATCGATGAGGTATTTCCTGAAACCGACCAAGCGCAAGGCCAGTCCAGAGTTCAAACTACCTTAGATTTGGTGTATTACCCAAATACAAAAGGCCCCTATAATAACAATCCTAATTTTGCGACAGAACAGCCCAATCAAAAATGGGGCGGGATGATGCGTCCTTTAAGTAGTACCAATTTTGAGCAATCGAATGTTGAATTCGTGCAGTTTTGGGTCTTAGATCCTTATGTAGACGGAGTTGCAACGAGCGCAGGAGAATTAGTGTTTAACTTAGGAAATATTTCAGAAGACATTTTAAAAGACGGTCGTAAGCAATACGAAAACGGCTTGCCAGGCGTACAAAGTAATGACTTGGTGGCGCCAACATCTTGGGGTCAAGTACCCGCAACACAGTCTTTAGTGTATGCCTTTGATGTGAATGAAAATAATAGAGGTTTGCAAGATGTGGGCTTTGATGGTTTAAATGATGCTGATGAAGCATCGGTTTACTCGAACAATACAGGCGCTGACCCTGCTTTAGATAACTACCAATATTACTTAAATAGAGAAGGTGGAATATTAGAACGCTATTTAGATTTTAACAACCCAGAGGGGAACTCTCCGGTACAAGTAACCAATACCAATAGGGGTTCAACCACCTTACCTGATGTTGAAGATATTGATCGCGATTTAACTATGAATACCATTAATAGTTATTACGAGTATCGGGTTGCGATTAAACCCAACACCACTATTAATGATCAGTATGTTACTGATATTAGAGAGAATGTACTTTCGGGAAATAATATTCCTGATGGTTCTGAGGTTCGAAGCCGTTGGATTCAATATAAAATTCCATTAAGTAACTTTTCGAATGCTATAGGAGGAATATCAGATTTTAGATCCATCAGTTTTTTAAGGATGTACTTAACAGGTTTTTCAAGTGATGTATCACTGCGTTTTGCAACTCTAGATTTGGTGCGAGGTGATTGGAGAACGTATGCTAAAACATTACAACCAGGGGTTGACGATAACGTTGCTGACGATATGACCTTAGTTGATGTAAATACCGTGAACATCACAGAAAATGAGCGAAGAGAACCTATCCCTTATAAATTACCGCCAGGGGTTATCCGAGAACAATTGAACAACAACAATACCTTAATTCGTCAAAATGAGCAATCCTTATCTTTTGCGGTTGAAAATCTAGAGCCACAAGATTCAAGAGGGGTATTTAAAAATATAAATATAGATGTTCGTCAGTATAAAAAATTGAGAATGTTTATGCATGCGGAAGAGATTTCAGATTCAGATTACTTAGATGGTGAAATACCTTTAGTTGGTTTTTTAAGAATCGGAACAGATTTCTCTCAAAATTTTTATCAAATAGAAATTCCTTTATCGTTTACTGATTTTGGCGCTACGCAAGCTGAAGATATATGGCCAGAAATGAACGAATTGGCTATAGATTTAGCTGATTTGAGTAAAGTAAAATCTTTTGGCATTGCCAATCAAACCTTAAATCAGATTAGTTATTACGATATTATTGATGGCGATGCTATTCCTGTAACAGAATTTGCTCCTAGAACGCTTGGCGTTACCAGAATTGGTATCAAAGGAAACCCATCTTTAGGCAGTTTACGAAGTATGATGGTGGGTGTAAAAAACCAAAGTTCTCAATTTGCAAGGGGAGAAGTTTGGTTTAATGAGTTGCGCTTGGCAGGTTTAGATAATAACGGCGGATGGGCAAGTATTGCAGCCGTAGATTTAAATATTGCAGATTTTGCTGATGTTTCTGCCACAGGTAGCAAAAGTACTTCAGGCTTTGGAGCCGTAGATCAAATGCCAAATGAAAGAGCTCGTGAAGATGCGATATCCTATGATGTGGTGACCAACTTAAACATGGGACAATTACTTCCTAAAAAATGGGGAATTCAATTACCATTTAATTATGGGGTATCCGAACAAATGATTACTCCAGAGTTCGATCCTGTTTATGATGATTTAAAGTTAAACGATCGTATTGCAGCTGAAACAACACAGGAAGGGAAAGATCAAGTTTTACAACAAGCCGAAGATTACACCAAAAGAACAAGTATTAACCTCATTGGAGTTCGAAAAAATAGAGGGGAAGAGGCCGAGGAAAACTTTTACGATATCGAAAACTTTACCTTTAATTACTCCTACAATGAAACAAATCATCGTGATTTCGAAATAGCCAATTTACAAGAGCAAAATGTAACTACTGGCTTTGTATATAACCATAGTTTTAAACCCTTGACTGTTGCACCTTTTGTAAAAAAGGACTCACTGTTTACTGGTGCGTATTGGAAATGGTTAAAGGAATTAAATTTGAGTTTACTACCTTCTACGGTGACTGTAAATTCTAACATCAATCGAAATTTTAACCAACAACAGTTTAGAGATGTTTTGGAGCCAGGTGTTGATGCCTTAGATTTGCCACTACTGCAACAACGGAATTATTTGTTTAATTGGCAGTATGCCTTAAATTATACCTTAACAAAATCATTGCGCCTAAATATTCAGGCCTCAAATAGTAATATTGTTCGGAATTACTTTAACCAAGATAATAACTCAGCCTCTTTAATTAATCAAGAATTAGATATCTGGGATGGTTTTTGGGATATTGGAGAACCCAATAGGCATGCACAACAATTGCAATTAAATTACGATTTGCCGTTTAAATTGGTACCCGTATTAGACTTTATTACTGGGCAATACAGCTACACGAGTAATTTTGACTGGCAACGTGGTGGCGATGCATTAATTGAAGTTGCAGGAGAAACTATAAATACGGTTCAAAACTCGCACAGACATGAGTTTTCTTCGAATATGAATTTGCAGAAGTTGTATGATTTAGTAGGTCTTAAAAAGGTAAAAGGCAATGCAAAAGCCTTGGCGGTTAGCTCAAAGACAAGCGATAAAAATGAAAACACGAATAAAACAAGTCCTTTATTTAATACGTTTATAGATGTTGTCACAATGGTAAAGCGTTTAAATGTGGCTTACGAGCAAACAAGTGGAACAGCCTTACCAGGATACACCCAGTCTATTGGGTTTTTAGGAACAACAAGACCTTCATTAGGCTTTGTTTTTGGTAGCCAACAAGCCGATGTGCGTTTTGAAGCCGCAAGAAATGGATGGCTTACCACCTTTTCAGACTTTAACCAGCAATTTGTTCAAAATATTAATACGCGTTTAAATATCACAGCGACAGCCCAGCCTGTAAAGGATTTAACCATCGACTTAAGTGCAGATAGACAGTATCAAAAAAGGTATGAAGAAAGCTTTAGAATCGATGAAATTGGCCCCAATGATTATTTGTATAATAATTTGTTAGGAAACGATTTTGGCAACTTTAGTGTTTCAACAGTCATGTTAGGAACAGTTTTTAGTCAAAGCGATGAATTTACTTCAGAAACTTTTGAAACATTTAAGCAGAACCGAATTACAATAGCAAATAGACTCCTATCTGATAGAGGTCAAGCCCCAGGAGCACTAGATGCTGACGGTTTTCCAGAACAGTATGGGAAAACAAGTCAAGAAGTATTGTTACCTGCTTTTTTTGCCGCTTATACCGGACAAGGTGTAGATCGCGTAAATTTAGATGCCTTTAGAGATATTCCTATTCCAAACTGGACTTTGAAGTATACGGGTTTAATGAATATTAAATGGTTTAAGAGTAAGTTTAAGCGTTTCTCCATTAATCATGGCTACAGAGCGGCTTACAGTATCAACTCTTTTCAGACAAATTTAGAGAAAGTACAATTACTTTCTGAAGGTCTGCCAGCTGTAAATGCAGAAAATTTAGATTTATTACCAGATAACATTATAAGCAATGTAGTGCTCACCGATGAATTTAACCCTTTAGTAAAAGTAGATTTTGAAATGAAAAATTCTATGAGTGTTTTGGCAGAAGTGCGCACCAATAGAACTTTATCCTTAAGCTTTGATAATAGTTTACTTACTGAAATTAATGGGAAAGACTATACCGTTGGACTTGGTTATCGCTTTAAAGATGTACAAATGGTCACCAATATTGGAGGACAAAAAACACGGTTAAAAGGCGATTTAAACATTAAATTAGATGCCACCTTACGGGATAACATAACCTATATTAGAAATTTAGATTTAGACAATAATCAAATTACCTCAGGGCAAAATTTATTTAATGTAAAGTTTAATGTAGATTATGCACTGACTAAAAATGTGAATGCTTTATTTTTCTACGATCATTCGTTTTCTCAGTTTGCCGTTTCTACAGCATTTCCACAAACCACGATAAATACCGGCTTTACTATTCGCTATAATTTTGGTAATTAA